A genome region from Gymnogyps californianus isolate 813 chromosome 4, ASM1813914v2, whole genome shotgun sequence includes the following:
- the RUFY3 gene encoding protein RUFY3 isoform X1 produces the protein MSALTPQSDMPTPTTDKITQAAMETIYLCKFRVSMDGEWLCLRELDDISLTPDPEPTHEDPNYLMANERMNLMNMAKLSIKGLIESALNLGRTLDSDYAPLQQFFVVMEHCLKHGLKAKKTFLGQNKSFWGPLELVEKLVPEAAEITASVKDLPGLKTPVGRGRAWLRLALMQKKLSEYMKALINRKDLLSEFYEPNALMMEEEGAIIAGLLVGLNVIDANFCMKGEDLDSQVGVIDFSMYLKDGNSTKGSEGDGQITAILDQKNYVEELNRHLSATVNNLQAKVDALEKSNTKLTEELAVANNRIITLQEEMERVKEESSYLLESNRKVGVTKDRTADGHALTEARKQLKEETQLRLDVEKELEAQIGMRQEMELAMKMLEKDVCEKQDALVALRQQLDDLRALKHELSFKLQSSDMGVKQKSELNSRLEEKTNQMAATIKQLEQRLRQAEKDRHLAQQDNRLFKQEFGDKINSLQLEVEELSRQRSHLELELKRERDRWSHSHQRSQENKKGAKNWLRQDGKLRIQEENAKLKQPLREENSVLPHKLPSGTQEEQEELSEPGNAEICQLCQEESSRSKKKNICKNCGGIFCEACSANELPLPSSINPERVCNPCHQQLIQQYSTSPL, from the exons aTCCTAATTATCTCATGGCTAATGAACGCATGAACCTGATGAACATGGCGAAACTGAGTATCAAGGGGTTGATTGAGTCGGCGCTTAATCTGGGCAGGACGCTGGACTCCGACTATGCACCTCTTCAGCAGTTCTTCGTTGTGATGGAACATTGCCTTAAACACGGCTTGAAAG ccAAAAAGACTTTTCTTGGGCAAAATAAGTCATTTTGGGGACCTCTAGAACTAGTAGAAAAACTTGTTCCTGAGGCTGCAGAGATTACAGCAAGTGTGAAGGATCTCCCAGGACTGAA GACACCTGTGGGCAGAGGAAGAGCTTGGCTTCGCCTGGCTCTGATGCAGAAGAAACTTTCAGAATACATGAAAGCCTTGATTAACAGGAAGGATCTTCTCAG CGAATTTTATGAGCCGAACGCGCTGATGATGGAAGAAGAAGGCGCGATCATTGCTGGCCTCCTAGTAGGTTTGAATGTCATCGATGCAAACTTCTGCATGAAAGGAGAAGACCTGGACTCACAG GTTGGAGTTATTGACTTCTCAATGTATTTGAAAGATGGGAACAGCACGAAAGGCAGTGAAGG agatGGTCAGATAACTGCTATTTTGGACCAGAAGAACTATGTAGAAGAACTCAATAGACATTTAAG TGCTACAGTAAACAACCTACAGGCCAAGGTGGATGCCTTGGAAAAATCCAACACTAAACTGACCGAGGAG CTTGCGGTTGCAAACAACAGGATTATTACACTGCAGGAAGAGATGGAACGGGTTAAAGAAGAAAGTTCTTACCTCTTAGAGTCCAATCGTAAGgttggt GTCACTAAAGACAGAACTGCTGACGGACATGCGCTGACTGAGGCACGAAAACAGTTAAAGGAAGAGACTCAGCTGCGGCTG GATGTGGAGAAAGAGCTGGAGGCGCAGATCGGGATGCGACAGGAGATGGAGCTAGCCATGAAGATGCTGGAGAAAGATGTTTGCGAGAAGCAGGATGCGCTGGTGGCACTCAGACAGCAACTGGATGATCTCAGGGCCCTCAAGCATGAACTCTCTTTCAAGCTGCAG AGTTCGGACATGGGAGTGAAACAGAAGAGTGAATTAAACAGCcgtttggaagaaaaaacaaatcagatgGCTGCCACCATCAAACAGCTTGAACAAAg ATTGCGGCAGGCAGAGAAGGACCGTCACTTGGCCCAGCAGGACAACCGTCTCTTCAAGCAGGAGTTTGGGGACAAAATCAACAGCCTCCAGCTAGAAGTGGAAGAGCTCTCCAGGCAGCG GAGCCACCTTGAACTTGAACTGAAGCGGGAAAGAGACAGATGGTCACACAGTCACCAACGcagccaagaaaacaaaaaaggcgCAAAGAATTGGCTGAGACAG GATGGGAAGCTCAGAATCCAGGAAGAAAACGCTAAACTGAAACAGCCGCTACGAGAGGAGAACAGTGTCCTGCCACACAA GTTACCGAGCGGCACACAGGAAGAGCAG GAAGAGCTGTCAGAACCTGGAAACGCCgagatctgccagctctgccaggaagAAAGCAGCCGAAGCAAAAAAAAG AACATCTGCAAGAACTGCGGTGGCATCTTCTGTGAAGCCTGTTCAGCGAACGAGCTGCCTCTCCCGTCTAGTATTAACCCCGAGCGCGTCTGCAATCCCTGTCACCAGCAGCTCATCCAGCAGTACTCGACCAGTCCCTTGTAG
- the GRSF1 gene encoding G-rich sequence factor 1, producing the protein MAAAAAARRGLAALLLGRRPPLPSWLPPPPARSLPSAAFAAAFRPGLGAPRAPAPLCPAVRTYSQVTDAPSQEGRLSEQEPESAKTENDNVFLIRAQGFPFSCTEEDVLTFFDSCRIRNGENGIHFLLNRDGRRRGDALIELESKADVQRALEKHLRYMGPRYVKVFEVHDSDVEGLLQSLRDESQAISDGVVLLRGLPFSSTEEDIADFFSGLKITDIVFVYRGERRTGEAFVQFAAPEMAAKALLRHREYMGNRYIEVYVSRKHQMQRHVPYDKQMVTYPRVRKEHESVSQERGLSDMGGSDAERENKLCREGTESSGHVLESGNTSSPLHFVHMRGFPTQASVQDIINFFAPLKPTRIMVEYNSHGDATGEADVHFESHEDAVAAMAKEGSQLQCSAIELFLNEHPKEKENC; encoded by the exons atggccgccgccgccgcagcgcgCCGCGGCCTGGCCGCCTTGCTGCTCGGCCGCCGGCCGCCGCTGCCGTCCTggctgcccccgccgcccgcccgcagcCTCCCCAGCGCCGCCTTCGCCGCCGCCTTCAGGCCGGGGCTGGGCGCGCCGCGGGCTCCCGCTCCGCTTTGCCCTGCCGTCCGCACCTACAGCCAG GTTACAGATGCACCGTCCCAGGAGGGTCGCCTCTCAGAGCAGGAACCGGAGTCAGCcaagacagaaaatgacaaTGTCTTTCTCATCAGGGCGCAAGGATTCCCCTTCTCCTGCACCGAGGAAGACGTGCTGACCTTTTTTGATA GCTGTAGAATTCGAAACGGTGAGAACGGCATACACTTCCTCTTAAACAGGGATGGGAGACGCAGGGGGGATGCCTTGATTGAGCTGGAGTCGAAAGCAGATGTCCAGAGAGCCTTGGAAAAGCACCTGAGGTATATGGGCCCACGCTACGTGAAAG TTTTTGAAGTACACGATAGTGATGTGGAGGGCTTACTACAAAGCCTGCGGGATGAGTCACAAGCCATAAGTGATGGAGTTGTACTACTCAGAGGCCTTCCGTTCAGCTCCACTGAGGAGGATATTGCAGATTTCTTCTCAG GTTTGAAAATAACTGACATAGTTTTTGTTTACCggggagaaagaagaacagGAGAAGCTTTCGTGCAGTTTGCAGCTCCTGAAATGGCAGCTAAAGCTCTGTTACGGCACAGGGAATATATGGGAAATCG ATACATAGAAGTGTACGTAAGTAGAAAGCATCAAATGCAAAGGCATGTGCCTTATGACAAGCAGATGGTGACCTATCCCAGAGTGAGAAAAGAACATGAATCTGTTTCTCAAGAAAGGGGATTGAGCGACATGGGAGGCTCCgatgctgaaagagaaaata AATTGTGcagggaaggaacagaaagctCCGGGCATGTTTTAGAATCTGGGAACACCTCATCGCCACTGCACTTTGTCCACATGAGGGGTTTTCCTACCCAAGCTAGTGTCCAAGACATAATAAAT ttttttgcTCCGCTGAAGCCCACAAGGATCATGGTAGAATACAACTCCCATGGAGATGCCACAGGAGAAGCGGACGTGCATTTCGAGAGCCACGAGGACGCGGTCGCTGCAATGGCTAAGGAAGGGTCACAGCTGC AGTGCAGTGCCATTGAATTATTCCTGAATGAAcatccaaaggaaaaagaaaactgctag
- the RUFY3 gene encoding protein RUFY3 isoform X2 — protein MANERMNLMNMAKLSIKGLIESALNLGRTLDSDYAPLQQFFVVMEHCLKHGLKAKKTFLGQNKSFWGPLELVEKLVPEAAEITASVKDLPGLKTPVGRGRAWLRLALMQKKLSEYMKALINRKDLLSEFYEPNALMMEEEGAIIAGLLVGLNVIDANFCMKGEDLDSQVGVIDFSMYLKDGNSTKGSEGDGQITAILDQKNYVEELNRHLSATVNNLQAKVDALEKSNTKLTEELAVANNRIITLQEEMERVKEESSYLLESNRKVTKDRTADGHALTEARKQLKEETQLRLDVEKELEAQIGMRQEMELAMKMLEKDVCEKQDALVALRQQLDDLRALKHELSFKLQSSDMGVKQKSELNSRLEEKTNQMAATIKQLEQRLRQAEKDRHLAQQDNRLFKQEFGDKINSLQLEVEELSRQRSHLELELKRERDRWSHSHQRSQENKKGAKNWLRQDGKLRIQEENAKLKQPLREENSVLPHKLPSGTQEEQEELSEPGNAEICQLCQEESSRSKKKNICKNCGGIFCEACSANELPLPSSINPERVCNPCHQQLIQQYSTSPL, from the exons ATGGCTAATGAACGCATGAACCTGATGAACATGGCGAAACTGAGTATCAAGGGGTTGATTGAGTCGGCGCTTAATCTGGGCAGGACGCTGGACTCCGACTATGCACCTCTTCAGCAGTTCTTCGTTGTGATGGAACATTGCCTTAAACACGGCTTGAAAG ccAAAAAGACTTTTCTTGGGCAAAATAAGTCATTTTGGGGACCTCTAGAACTAGTAGAAAAACTTGTTCCTGAGGCTGCAGAGATTACAGCAAGTGTGAAGGATCTCCCAGGACTGAA GACACCTGTGGGCAGAGGAAGAGCTTGGCTTCGCCTGGCTCTGATGCAGAAGAAACTTTCAGAATACATGAAAGCCTTGATTAACAGGAAGGATCTTCTCAG CGAATTTTATGAGCCGAACGCGCTGATGATGGAAGAAGAAGGCGCGATCATTGCTGGCCTCCTAGTAGGTTTGAATGTCATCGATGCAAACTTCTGCATGAAAGGAGAAGACCTGGACTCACAG GTTGGAGTTATTGACTTCTCAATGTATTTGAAAGATGGGAACAGCACGAAAGGCAGTGAAGG agatGGTCAGATAACTGCTATTTTGGACCAGAAGAACTATGTAGAAGAACTCAATAGACATTTAAG TGCTACAGTAAACAACCTACAGGCCAAGGTGGATGCCTTGGAAAAATCCAACACTAAACTGACCGAGGAG CTTGCGGTTGCAAACAACAGGATTATTACACTGCAGGAAGAGATGGAACGGGTTAAAGAAGAAAGTTCTTACCTCTTAGAGTCCAATCGTAAG GTCACTAAAGACAGAACTGCTGACGGACATGCGCTGACTGAGGCACGAAAACAGTTAAAGGAAGAGACTCAGCTGCGGCTG GATGTGGAGAAAGAGCTGGAGGCGCAGATCGGGATGCGACAGGAGATGGAGCTAGCCATGAAGATGCTGGAGAAAGATGTTTGCGAGAAGCAGGATGCGCTGGTGGCACTCAGACAGCAACTGGATGATCTCAGGGCCCTCAAGCATGAACTCTCTTTCAAGCTGCAG AGTTCGGACATGGGAGTGAAACAGAAGAGTGAATTAAACAGCcgtttggaagaaaaaacaaatcagatgGCTGCCACCATCAAACAGCTTGAACAAAg ATTGCGGCAGGCAGAGAAGGACCGTCACTTGGCCCAGCAGGACAACCGTCTCTTCAAGCAGGAGTTTGGGGACAAAATCAACAGCCTCCAGCTAGAAGTGGAAGAGCTCTCCAGGCAGCG GAGCCACCTTGAACTTGAACTGAAGCGGGAAAGAGACAGATGGTCACACAGTCACCAACGcagccaagaaaacaaaaaaggcgCAAAGAATTGGCTGAGACAG GATGGGAAGCTCAGAATCCAGGAAGAAAACGCTAAACTGAAACAGCCGCTACGAGAGGAGAACAGTGTCCTGCCACACAA GTTACCGAGCGGCACACAGGAAGAGCAG GAAGAGCTGTCAGAACCTGGAAACGCCgagatctgccagctctgccaggaagAAAGCAGCCGAAGCAAAAAAAAG AACATCTGCAAGAACTGCGGTGGCATCTTCTGTGAAGCCTGTTCAGCGAACGAGCTGCCTCTCCCGTCTAGTATTAACCCCGAGCGCGTCTGCAATCCCTGTCACCAGCAGCTCATCCAGCAGTACTCGACCAGTCCCTTGTAG
- the RUFY3 gene encoding protein RUFY3 isoform X3, translating to MANERMNLMNMAKLSIKGLIESALNLGRTLDSDYAPLQQFFVVMEHCLKHGLKAKKTFLGQNKSFWGPLELVEKLVPEAAEITASVKDLPGLKTPVGRGRAWLRLALMQKKLSEYMKALINRKDLLSEFYEPNALMMEEEGAIIAGLLVGLNVIDANFCMKGEDLDSQVGVIDFSMYLKDGNSTKGSEGDGQITAILDQKNYVEELNRHLSATVNNLQAKVDALEKSNTKLTEELAVANNRIITLQEEMERVKEESSYLLESNRKVTKDRTADGHALTEARKQLKEETQLRLDVEKELEAQIGMRQEMELAMKMLEKDVCEKQDALVALRQQLDDLRALKHELSFKLQSSDMGVKQKSELNSRLEEKTNQMAATIKQLEQRSHLELELKRERDRWSHSHQRSQENKKGAKNWLRQDGKLRIQEENAKLKQPLREENSVLPHKLPSGTQEEQEELSEPGNAEICQLCQEESSRSKKKNICKNCGGIFCEACSANELPLPSSINPERVCNPCHQQLIQQYSTSPL from the exons ATGGCTAATGAACGCATGAACCTGATGAACATGGCGAAACTGAGTATCAAGGGGTTGATTGAGTCGGCGCTTAATCTGGGCAGGACGCTGGACTCCGACTATGCACCTCTTCAGCAGTTCTTCGTTGTGATGGAACATTGCCTTAAACACGGCTTGAAAG ccAAAAAGACTTTTCTTGGGCAAAATAAGTCATTTTGGGGACCTCTAGAACTAGTAGAAAAACTTGTTCCTGAGGCTGCAGAGATTACAGCAAGTGTGAAGGATCTCCCAGGACTGAA GACACCTGTGGGCAGAGGAAGAGCTTGGCTTCGCCTGGCTCTGATGCAGAAGAAACTTTCAGAATACATGAAAGCCTTGATTAACAGGAAGGATCTTCTCAG CGAATTTTATGAGCCGAACGCGCTGATGATGGAAGAAGAAGGCGCGATCATTGCTGGCCTCCTAGTAGGTTTGAATGTCATCGATGCAAACTTCTGCATGAAAGGAGAAGACCTGGACTCACAG GTTGGAGTTATTGACTTCTCAATGTATTTGAAAGATGGGAACAGCACGAAAGGCAGTGAAGG agatGGTCAGATAACTGCTATTTTGGACCAGAAGAACTATGTAGAAGAACTCAATAGACATTTAAG TGCTACAGTAAACAACCTACAGGCCAAGGTGGATGCCTTGGAAAAATCCAACACTAAACTGACCGAGGAG CTTGCGGTTGCAAACAACAGGATTATTACACTGCAGGAAGAGATGGAACGGGTTAAAGAAGAAAGTTCTTACCTCTTAGAGTCCAATCGTAAG GTCACTAAAGACAGAACTGCTGACGGACATGCGCTGACTGAGGCACGAAAACAGTTAAAGGAAGAGACTCAGCTGCGGCTG GATGTGGAGAAAGAGCTGGAGGCGCAGATCGGGATGCGACAGGAGATGGAGCTAGCCATGAAGATGCTGGAGAAAGATGTTTGCGAGAAGCAGGATGCGCTGGTGGCACTCAGACAGCAACTGGATGATCTCAGGGCCCTCAAGCATGAACTCTCTTTCAAGCTGCAG AGTTCGGACATGGGAGTGAAACAGAAGAGTGAATTAAACAGCcgtttggaagaaaaaacaaatcagatgGCTGCCACCATCAAACAGCTTGAACAAAg GAGCCACCTTGAACTTGAACTGAAGCGGGAAAGAGACAGATGGTCACACAGTCACCAACGcagccaagaaaacaaaaaaggcgCAAAGAATTGGCTGAGACAG GATGGGAAGCTCAGAATCCAGGAAGAAAACGCTAAACTGAAACAGCCGCTACGAGAGGAGAACAGTGTCCTGCCACACAA GTTACCGAGCGGCACACAGGAAGAGCAG GAAGAGCTGTCAGAACCTGGAAACGCCgagatctgccagctctgccaggaagAAAGCAGCCGAAGCAAAAAAAAG AACATCTGCAAGAACTGCGGTGGCATCTTCTGTGAAGCCTGTTCAGCGAACGAGCTGCCTCTCCCGTCTAGTATTAACCCCGAGCGCGTCTGCAATCCCTGTCACCAGCAGCTCATCCAGCAGTACTCGACCAGTCCCTTGTAG